One Triticum dicoccoides isolate Atlit2015 ecotype Zavitan chromosome 4B, WEW_v2.0, whole genome shotgun sequence genomic window carries:
- the LOC119291794 gene encoding RING-H2 finger protein ATL1-like, protein MSSASLFPPPSPPPPSSSASVPMVVITVVGILAAFALLAGYYAFVTRCQPLRALLSRGGPASVIPGPSPPAGADEKRGLGLPLIRMLPVVRFTAAEDAMAPRISVSECAVCLSEFAERERVRLLPGCSHAFHIDCIDTWLQGSARCPFCRRDVTLPAPHPQYHRPPPSCRRRDEQLPTSGNDDDGGASIVIEVRGQRETWSDGRRGRKKKAESVGDEAVDTRKNGEFAAVQLMRRSLSMDSCDAKQRQLYVSVVREFLEQS, encoded by the coding sequence ATGAGCTCGGCATCGCTATTCCcacccccctcgccgccgccgccgtcgtcgagcgCGAGCGTCCCGATGGTGGTGATCACCGTGGTGGGCATACTCGCGGCGTTCGCGCTGCTGGCGGGCTACTACGCGTTCGTCACCAGGTGCCAGCCGCTCCGCGCGCTGCTCTCGCGCGGCGGCCCGGCGTCGGTGATTCCTGGCCCTTCCCCGCCCGCAGGGGCCGACGAGAAGCGGGGCCTCGGGCTGCCGCTCATCCGCATGCTCCCGGTCGTCAGGTTCACGGCGGCGGAGGACGCGATGGCGCCGAGGATATCCGTGTCGGAGTGTGCGGTCTGCCTGAGCGAGTTCGCGGAGCGGGAGCGCGTGCGCCTGCTGCCCGGCTGCTCCCACGCCTTCCACATCGACTGCATCGACACCTGGCTGCAGGGCAGCGCCCGGTGCCCCTTCTGCCGGAGGGACGTCACCCTGCCGGCCCCGCACCCGCAATACCATCGGCCGCCGCCGTCCTGTCGCCGTCGGGACGAGCAGCTCCCGACCAGCGGCAACGACGACGACGGTGGCGCCAGCATCGTGATCGAGGTGAGAGGGCAGCGCGAGACCTGGTCCGACGGCAGGAGGGGCCGGAAGAAGAAGGCGGAGAGCGTGGGCGACGAGGCGGTGGACACGAGGAAGAATGGGGAGTTCGCGGCGGTGCAGCTGATGCGGCGGTCGCTCTCCATGGACTCGTGCGACGCCAAGCAGCGGCAGCTCTACGTGTCCGTCGTCCGGGAGTTCCTCGAGCAGAGCTAG